One window of Phalacrocorax carbo chromosome 1, bPhaCar2.1, whole genome shotgun sequence genomic DNA carries:
- the RPL8 gene encoding large ribosomal subunit protein uL2, with translation MGRVIRGQRKGAGSVFRAHVKHRKGPAKLRAVDFAERHGYIKGIVKDIIHDPGRGAPLAKIAFRDPYRFKKRTELFIAAEGIHTGQFVYCGKKAQLNIGNVLPVGTMPEGTIVCCLEEKPGDRGKLARASGNYATVISHNPETKKTRVKLPSGSKKVISSANRAVVGIVAGGGRIDKPILKAGRAYHKYKAKRNCWPRVRGVAMNPVEHPFGGGNHQHIGKPSTIRRDAPAGRKVGLIAARRTGRLRGTKTVQEKEN, from the exons ATGGGCCGCGTCATCCGGGGCCAGAGGAAGGGCGCCGGCTCCGTCTTCCGCGCCCACGTGAAGCACAGGAAGGGCCCGGCCAAGCTCCGCGCCGTCGACTTCGCCGAGAGGCACGGCTACATCAAGGGCATCGTCAAG GACATCATTCATGATCCTGGCCGAGGCGCTCCCCTTGCCAAGATTGCCTTCCGTGACCCGTACAGGTTTAAGAAAAGAACCGAGCTGTTCATTGCTGCTGAGGGTATTCATACTGGTCAGTTTGTTTACTGTGGCAAGAAAG CTCAGCTGAACATCGGCAATGTTCTGCCTGTGGGTACCATGCCGGAGGGCACCATAGTGTGCTGCCTCGAGGAGAAGCCTGGTGACCGTGGAAAGCTGGCCCGTGCTTCTGGAAACTATGCCACTGTCATCTCTCATAAccctgaaacaaagaaaaccagagtGAAGCTGCCTTCTGGCTCCAAGAAGGTGATTTCTTCTGCAAACAGAGCTGTTGTTG gcattGTTGCTGGCGGAGGCCGTATTGACAAGCCCATCCTGAAGGCTGGCCGTGCCTATCACAAATACAAGGCGAAGAGAAACTGCTGGCCCCGTGTCCGTGGTGTGGCCATGAAT CCTGTAGAGCATCCCTTCGGTGGTGGTAACCATCAGCACATCGGCAAGCCGTCGACCATCAGGAGAGATGCTCCCGCTGGGCGCAAAGTTGGTCTCATTGCTGCCCGCCGTACGGGTAGGCTGCGCGGAACAAAGACTGTGCAGGAAAAGGAGAACTGA